From a single Phacochoerus africanus isolate WHEZ1 chromosome 11, ROS_Pafr_v1, whole genome shotgun sequence genomic region:
- the LOC125111252 gene encoding complement receptor type 2-like isoform X3: MGSAGPLWVFLALIVPGVLGIFCDPPPAIKNGRSSYFSGPIPVNSVVRYSCLNSFRLIGERILFCISKDKVNGFWDKAAPVCEYYDKNSICPEPTVLGGHKSRISRPPYRHGDSVTFTCNANFTMKGNKTVWCRANKTWGPTPLPTCESDFPLECPSLPTIAHGRHTGEDVASFAPGFSVTYSCEPGYLLLGEKTIRCLSSGKWNAVSPMCKEAECRPPEPFLNGQIKKSESLRVGETVHFSCNEGYRLLGSPSSQCVIVGQRPFWTKMPICEKILCSPPPPIRNGRYTGSSSVNIPYGSSVTYTCDPGPEEGVNFILIGESTIHCTTDSQKNGIWSGPAPHCELSVSEVRCPPPQILRGQISSGKKDQYSYNDTVVFACLFGFTMKGSKEIRCNAQGTWEPSVPVCEKDCQAPPKILHGQKEDKHVFRFDPGTSVKYSCDPGYVLVGEESIHCTIDGVWIPTVPTCKVAECNPSGKQVFKKPTNQFIRPDVNSSCDEGYRLSESVYQLCQDTIPWYMEIRLCKEITCPPPPLIYNGAHTGSASGEVLYGTTVTYTCNPGPERGVTFNLIGESTIRCTSNDQETGIWSGPPPLCKLSIPAIQCSRVHIENGYKVSVKEAPYFYNDTVTFKCDDGFTLKGSSRIRCKANNTWDPEIPVCEKGCQPPSGLHHGRHTGGNRVFFVSGMTVDYTCDPGYVLVGNRSIHCMPSGNWSLSAPRCEVQCQPLKEDLQDLPADWPVVSVNITCQEGYQLTGHVYQKCQGDEDAVWLQKIPLCKVIHCQPLPVIKNGRHRGVVGKYFVYGNKVSYECDEGFDLLGEKTVWCTNDSKGHGSWSGPLPRCIKSPPVTHCPNPEVTHGYKLNNTNSSFSHNDIVVIACEPGFIMNGSQSIRCQTNNKWVPDVPTCIKKAFFGCHRPVKIPYGNHTGGDILRFSPGMSVLYSCNQGYLLVGEALLLCTHDGNWNQPAPYCKEVNCSFPEHVNGIQNGLEPRKMYQYGAVVTLECEEGYTLEGSPQSQCQEDHRWNPPLAVCKSPSSRVPLICGFSAGVVILCCLGIVTICMILKQRERNYYTNTSRKEDLNLETLEVYSVDPYNPEN, from the exons ATGGGCTCCGCCGGCCCCCTCTGGGTTTTCTTGGCTCTCATCGTGCCAGGGGTCCTCG gGATTTTTTGTGACCCTCCTCCCGCTATCAAAAATGGACGGAGTAGTTATTTTTCTGGTCCCATACCTGTTAACTCTGTGGTGAGGTACAGCTGTTTGAATTCCTTCCGCCTCATTGGAGAAAGGATTCTTTTTTGTATAAGTAAAGATAAAGTGAATGGATTCTGGGATAAAGCTGCTCCGGTCTGTGAATATTACGATAAAAATTCTATTTGCCCTGAGCCCACAGTACTAGGGGGACACAAAAGTAGAATATCTAGACCACCATACAGACATGGTGATTCGGTGACCTTTACCTGTAATGCCAACTTCAcgatgaaaggaaacaaaacagttTGGTGCCGAGCAAATAAAACCTGGGGACCGACACCACTACCAACCTGTGAGAGTG ATTTCCCACTGGAGTGCCCATCACTCCCCACAATCGCCCATGGCCGTCACACAGGGGAGGATGTTGCCTCCTTTGCCCCAGGATTTTCTGTGACTTACAGCTGTGAGCCTGGGTACTTGCTTCTTGGAGAAAAGACCATTCGCTGCTTGTCTTCAGGAAAATGGAATGCTGTCAGTCCCATGTGCAAAG AGGCAGAGTGCCGACCTCCAGAACCATTTCTCAATGGGCAGATAAAGAAGTCTGAGAGTCTACGGGTTGGTGAGACTGTGCACTTTTCTTGTAATGAAGG GTATCGATTACTAGGCTCACCTTCCAGCCAGTGTGTAATTGTTGGACAGCGTCCTTTTTGGACCAAGATGCCCATATGCGAAA AAATTCTTTGCTCACCACCTCCTCCTATTCGCAATGGAAGATACACGGGCAGCTCTTCTGTGAACATTCCCTATGGGAGCAGTGTCACTTACACTTGTGACCCGGGCCCAGAGGAAGGAGTAAACTTCATCCTCATTGGAGAGAGCACCATCCATTGTACCACTGATAGTCAGAAGAATGGGATCTGGAGTGGACCTGCCCCACACTGTGAACTTTCTGTTTCTGAGGTTCGGTGTCCACCTCCCCAGATCCTAAGAGGCCAAATATCATCCGGGAAGAAAGATCAATATTCGTATAATGACACTGTGGTATTTGCCTGCCTTTTTGGCTTCACCATGAAGGGCAGCAAGGAAATCCGATGTAATGCCCAAGGCACGTGGGAGCCATCGGTGCCAGTCTGTGAAAAGG ATTGTCAAGCACCTCCTAAAATCCTCCATGGTCAGAAAGAAGATAAACATGTGTTTCGCTTTGATCCAGGAACATCCGTAAAATACAGCTGTGACCCTGGCTATGTGCTAGTGGGAGAAGAATCCATACATTGTACCATTGATGGAGTGTGGATACCCACTGTCCCCACATGCAAAG tGGCAGAATGTAATCCTTCAGGAAAACAAGTCTTTAAAAAACCCACGAACCAATTTATTAGACcagatgttaactcttcttgTGATGAAGG GTACCGGTTGAGTGAGAGTGTTTATCAGCTTTGTCAAGACACAATTccttggtatatggaaattcGTCTTTGTAAAG AAATCACCTGCCCACCGCCCCCTCTTATCTACAATGGCGCACACACAGGGAGTGCCTCAGGAGAGGTCCTATATGGAACCACAGTCACTTACACATGTAATCCTGGGCCAGAGAGAGGAGTGACGTTCAACCTCATTGGGGAGAGCACCATCCGTTGTACAAGCAACGATCAAGAGACAGGAATCTGGAGCGGCCCTCCTCCTCTCTGCAAACTTTCTATCCCCGCTATTCAGTGCTCACGTGTCCACATTGAAAACGGATACAAGGTATCTGTCAAGGAAGCTCCATATTTCTACAACGACACTGTGACATTCAAGTGTGATGATGGATTTACTTTGAAAGGCAGCAGTCGGATTCGTTGCAAAGCCAATAACACCTGGGATCCTGAAATTCCAGTTTGTGAAAAAG GCTGTCAGCCACCTTCTGGGCTCCACCATGGTCGGCATACAGGTGGAAATAGGGTCTTCTTTGTCTCGGGGATGACTGTAGACTACACCTGTGACCCTGGCTACGTGCTTGTGGGGAACAGATCCATTCACTGTATGCCTTCAGGAAATTGGAGTCTTTCTGCCCCTCGGTGTGAAG TACAATGCCAGCCTTTGAAAGAAGATCTCCAAGATCTTCCAGCTGATTGGCCAGTGGTATCAGTTAATATAACCTGCCAAGAAGG GTACCAGCTGACTGGGCATGTTTATCAGAAATGTCAAGGTGATGAGGATGCGGTTTGGCTCCAGAAGATTCCACTTTGTAAAG TTATCCACTGTCAACCTCTACCAGTGATTAAGAATGGGAGGCACAGAGGTGTGGTGGGAAAATACTTTGTCTATGGAAACAAAGTCTCTTATGAATGTGATGAAGGATTCGATCTTCTTGGAGAGAAAACTGTATGGTGCACAAATGATTCTAAAGGACATGGATCTTGGAGTGGACCTCTCCCACGGTGCATAAAGTCTCCTCCTGTGACTCACTGTCCTAACCCAGAAGTCACACATGGATACAAGCTAAATAACACTAATTCTTCATTTTCCCACAATGACATAGTAGTTATTGCCTGCGAACCTGGCTTCATCATGAATGGCAGTCAGTCAATTAGGTGTCAGACCAATAACAAATGGGTGCCAGATGTACCAACTTGTATCAAAAAgg CTTTCTTCGGATGTCATCGTCCGGTTAAGATCCCCTACGGGAATCACACTGGTGGAGACATACTTCGATTTTCTCCGGGAATGTCAGTCCTGTACAGCTGCAACCAAGGCTACTTGCTGGTGGGAGAGGCCCTCCTTCTTTGCACACATGACGGAAACTGGAATCAACCTGCCCCTTATTGTAAAG AGGTGAACTGTAGCTTCCCAGAGCACGTAAATGGAATCCAGAATGGGCTGGAACCTAGGAAAATGTATCAGTATGGAGCTGTTGTCACTTTAGAGTGTGAAGAAGGGTACACCCTGGAAGGCAGTCCCCAGAGCCAGTGTCAGGAAGAT